Proteins found in one Pseudochaenichthys georgianus chromosome 13, fPseGeo1.2, whole genome shotgun sequence genomic segment:
- the LOC117457008 gene encoding extracellular calcium-sensing receptor-like yields MPESLSCAGSINSRGLRFSRAMVFAIEQINNSTELLPGIKLGYEIYDSCASVSVAVHVAFQLSGGLDPVFNTGDKCSESGMVMGVVGASASTSSISMSRIIGPFNIPQVSHFATCACLSDKQQYPSFFRTIPSDQFQADALAKLVKHFGWTWIGAVRSDSDYGNNGMASFLHAARKEGICVEYSESFYRTHPRSRIQRVADVIRRSTAKVVVAFTSIGDMSILLEELSRKPSPPHQWIGSESWVTDRDMLKFRFLAGAIGFGIEKSVIPGLRDFLLDLSPSKVAESPLLTMFWEEAFNCRLVKSEATDRSVCDGTEDIKTLQSSYTDTSQLRVTNMAYKAVYAIAHAIHNAVCQKTDSTTQCDKFTKLEAQEVLNQLKKVNFSQNGYDVSFDANGDPVATYELVNWQRNESGSIELVTVGQYDSSLPVGQEFLINRNLTWVEGGTQVPVSMCTDSCPSGTRKVLQKGKPICCYDCTPCPEGEISNATDSFDCFPCPKEFWPNAERDMCLIKPVEFLSFNEPLGIVLAAFSIGGACLTIITAAVFYRHRSSPIVRANNSELSFLLLFSLTLCFLCSLTFIGAPSELSCMLHHTAFGITFVLCMSCVLGKTIVVLTAFKATLPGSNLIKWFGPSQQRLTVVSFTCIQVLICTIWLVLSPPFPMKNLTTYKERIILECALGSALGFWAVLGYIGLLAVFCFVLAVLARTLPNNFNEAKLITFSMLIFCAVWITFIPAYVSSPGKYTVAVEIFAILASSFGLITCIFAPKCFIILFKPEKNTKKHLMSRGL; encoded by the exons ATGCCCGAGTCACTAAGCTGTGCAGGGAG CATCAACTCCCGTGGACTGCGCTTCTCACGTGCAATGGTCTTCGCCATCGAGCAGATTAACAACAGCACGGAGCTGCTTCCGGGGATCAAGCTTGGTTATGAGATCTATGACTCATGTGCCTCGGTGTCCGTGGCGGTGCATGTTGCATTTCAGCTTTCTGGAGGACTGGACCCGGTGTTTAACACCGGCGACAAATGCTCAGAGTCTGGTATGGTGATGGGTGTTGTTGGTGCGTCTGCGTCCACGTCTTCCATCAGTATGTCGCGCATCATCGGGCCCTTCAACATACCTCAA GTGAGCCACTTTGCCACGTGTGCATGCCTGTCTGATAAGCAGCAGTACCCAAGTTTCTTCAGAACAATCCCGAGTGATCAATTCCAGGCTGACGCGCTGGCCAAGCTGGTAAAACACTTTGGCTGGACTTGGATAGGTGCTGTCCGGTCGGATTCTGACTATGGCAACAATGGCATGGCATCTTTCCTGCATGCAGCACGTAAAGAGGGGATCTGTGTGGAATACTCCGAGTCTTTCTATCGGACCCACCCACGTAGCCGGATCCAGAGAGTAGCTGACGTTATCCGCAG GTCAACGGCCAAGGTTGTTGTGGCATTTACTTCCATCGGAGATATGAGTATTCTGCTGGAGGAGCTGTCACGCAAGCCTTCTCCACCTCACCAGTGGATAGGTAGTGAGTCCTGGGTAACCGACCGAGACATGCTGAAGTTCAGATTCCTTGCTGGAGCCATTGGATTTGGCATTGAAAAATCTGTCATCCCAGGTCTGAGGGACTTCCTGCTGGATCTCTCTCCGTCTAAAGTGGCTGAATCCCCATTGCTTACCATGTTCTGGGAGGAAGCATTCAACTGCAGGCTGGTAAAAA GTGAAGCCAcagacaggagtgtgtgtgatgGAACTGAAGATATAAAGACGCTCCAGAGCTCATACACTGACACATCTCAACTTCGAGTCACTAACATGGCGTACAAGGCTGTCTATGCAATAGCGCATGCCATTCATAACGCAGTGTGTCAGAAAACAGATTCTACTACACAGTGTGATAAGTTCACTAAGCTAGAGGCCCAAGAG GTTCTTAATCAGCTGAAAAAAGTAAATTTTTCCCAAAATGGTTATGATGTGTCATTTGATGCCAACGGGGATCCTGTGGCCACATATGAGCTGGTAAACTGGCAGAGAAATGAGAGTGGCAGCATTGAGTTGGTGACTGTGGGGCAATACGATTCATCACTGCCGGTGGGCCAGGAGTTCCTTATCAACAGGAACCTCACCTGGGTGGAGGGTGGCACACAG GTGCCTGTGTCAATGTGCACTGACAGCTGTCCTTCAGGAACTCGTAAAGTGCTTCAGAAAGGAAAACCCATCTGCTGTTATGACTGTACACCGTGTCCCGAGGGAGAGATTAGCAATGCTACAG atTCCTTTGATTGTTTCCCTTGCCCCAAGGAATTCTGGCCTAATGCAGAGAGAGATATGTGTCTTATCAAACCTGTAGAGTTTCTTTCCTTCAACGAGCCCCTTGGAATCGTCTTGGCTGCTTTTTCAATCGGTGGTGCCTGTCTCACCATTATAACAGCGGCTGTGTTCTATCGTCACAGGAGCTCACCAATTGTCAGGGCCAACAACTCTGAGCTGAGCTTCTTGCTGCTCTTCTCCCTGACTCTATGTTTCTTATGTTCATTAACGTTCATTGGAGCACCCTCAGAGTTGTCCTGCATGCTGCACCACACAGCGTTTGGGATCACATTCGTCCTCTGCATGTCTTGTGTTCTTGGAAAAACTATAGTAGTTCTGACGGCCTTCAAAGCTACACTACCAGGTAGTAATTTGATTAAATGGTTTGGGCCTTCACAGCAAAGATTGACTGTAGTGTCTTTCACGTGTATTCAAGTTTTGATATGTACTATTTGGTTAGTTCTTAGTCCCCCCTTTCCAATGAAAAACCTTACGACATACAAGGAGAGAATCATCCTGGAGTGTGCATTAGGATCAGCTTTGGGGTTCTGGGCTGTACTTGGGTATATAGGCTTACTAGCTGTCTTTTGCTTTGTGTTAGCTGTCCTAGCTCGGACACTACCTAATAACTTTAATGAAGCCAAGCTTATCACATTCAGCATGTTGATATTCTGTGCAGTCTGGATCACATTTATCCCAGCATATGTCAGCTCTCCTGGAAAATATACTGTGGCTGTGGAGATATTTGCCATTCTGGCCTCCAGTTTT